A stretch of the Arachis stenosperma cultivar V10309 chromosome 6, arast.V10309.gnm1.PFL2, whole genome shotgun sequence genome encodes the following:
- the LOC130933375 gene encoding uncharacterized protein LOC130933375 isoform X2, whose product MSWHHRVWMYDRLNPTRGGIKPEFYDKVEDFIETISKLDVVKSEGKCRCPCVKCRCTNYKELNIIKMHLWEKGFMPNYWIWTEHGEIDDIGINQMGFNNCGEGGSGSGANVEECDMYDISWEDNSRRYHEMVFDSAGPEDPHVEAKNFFDLLEAAQKPLWEGCVHSQLSIAVRMLCIKAEGNQSQESFKQWTTLIREIAPEGSAIPRDYYEAKKLVQKLGLKAIKIDCCSNNCMLYRKDDAVLTSCKFCEAPRFKPISDGGCKSKRVPVRRMHYLPLIPRLRRLYASMSSAPHMTWHIKNQRDDGVMTHPSHGEAWKSFDRIHSDFALEPRNIRLGLCSDGFTPNIQFSKPYSCWPVIVIPYNLPPGMCMKDPYLFLTCLIPGPNNPKANIDVFLGPLIDELNELWNPGVLTYDIVEKKNFVLKAALMWTINDFPAYGMLSGWMTQGRLSCLICMEDTKSFTLSHGGKASWFDCHRRFLPINHPYRRNKNDFRKNKIESEEAPTRLSGLEIWQRVKGLGKISDNGKWIKSREYGITHNWTKQSVFWELPYWKDNLVRHCLDVMHIEKNVLDNIMNTVMDTDRTKDNEKARLDLAELCKRPDLHLRHVGDNYWSKPKAAYTLTSEQQQDVYKWVQQLRFPDGYASNLARCVSLSQERFIGMKSHDCHIFMQCLLPIAFRELPTNIWKPLTELSQFFKDLCSTTLKVHDLEVMEQNIPIILCKLERIFPRDSLM is encoded by the coding sequence ATGTCTTGGCACCATCGAGTGTGGATGTATGATAGGTTGAATCCAACAAGAGGGGGTATTAAACCTGAGTTTTATGACAAGGTTGAGGATTTTATAGAAACGATTAGTAAGTTAGATGTTGTGAAGTCAGAAGGAAAGTGTAGATGCCCATGCGTTAAGTGTAGATGCACAAACTATAAAGAGCTGAACATTATTAAGATGCATTTGTGGGAAAAGGGGTTTATGCCAAATTATTGGATTTGGACAGAACATGGAGAGATTGATGACATAGGGATTAATCAGATGGGATTCAATAATTGTGGGGAAGGTGGTTCAGGAAGTGGTGCAAATGTGGAAGAATGTGATATGTATGACATTAGCTGGGAAGACAACTCCAGAAGGTATCATGAAATGGTTTTCGATTCTGCTGGTCCAGAGGATCCTCATGTAGAGGCTAAAAACTTTTTTGATCTTCTTGAGGCAGCTCAAAAGCCTTTGTGGGAAGGTTGTGTGCACTCTCAACTATCGATAGCTGTTAGAATGCTATGCATTAAGGCCGAGGGAAACCAATCGCAGGAGTCATTTAAGCAATGGACGACCTTAATTAGGGAAATTGCTCCTGAGGGTAGTGCCATACCTAGGGATTACTATGAAGCTAAGAAGTTAGTGCAAAAGCTTGGATTGAAGGCAATCAAAATAGATTGTTGCTCAAATAATTGCATGTTGTATCGAAAAGATGATGCTGTTCTAACTAGTTGCAAGTTTTGTGAAGCACCTAGATTCAAGCCTATTTCTGATGGTGGTTGTAAGTCCAAGAGAGTTCCTGTCAGACGGATGCACTACTTACCCTTAATCCCTAGACTTCGAAGGCTTTATGCGTCAATGAGTTCAGCTCCGCACATGACGTGGCACATCAAAAACCAACGTGATGATGGCGTGATGACCCATCCGTCACATGGGGAGGCATGGAAAAGCTTTGACCGTATCCACTCTGATTTTGCTTTGGAGCCTAGAAACATTAGGTTAGGTCTTTGCTCTGATGGGTTTACTCCAAATATCCAATTTAGCAAGCCTTATTCTTGTTGGCCCGTAATTGTTATTCCATACAATCTACCTCCTGGGATGTGTATGAAAGATCCTTATTTGTTCTTGACTTGCTTAATACCTGGTCCTAATAACCCTAAAGCCAACATTGATGTATTCTTGGGACCCCTAATTGATGAATTAAATGAGTTGTGGAATCCTGGTGTTTTGACATATGATATTGTAGAAAAGAAGAATTTTGTCTTAAAGGCGGCATTGATGTGGACTATCAATGATTTTCCGGCTTATGGGATGTTGTCTGGGTGGATGACACAAGGAAGATTGTCATGTCTTATTTGCATGGAGGATACCAAGTCTTTTACACTATCACATGGAGGCAAGGCATCATGGTTTGATTGTCATCGGAGGTTTTTGCCGATAAACCACCCTTATAGGCGCAATAAGAATGACTTCAGGAAGAATAAAATAGAAAGTGAAGAGGCTCCTACCAGATTAAGTGGTTTAGAGATTTGGCAAAGGGTTAAAGGACTTGGGAAGATATCAGATAATGGAAAGTGGATCAAATCGCGAGAGTATGGTATTACTCACAATTGGACTAAGCAAAGTGTGTTTTGGGAGTTACCTTATTGGAAGGATAACCTGGTTCGTCACTGTCTTGATGTAATGCACATAGAGAAGAATGTGCTTGATAACATAATGAATACTGTTATGGACACTGATAGAACTAAAGACAATGAAAAGGCTAGGTTAGATCTGGCTGAACTGTGCAAGCGTCCAGATTTACATTTGCGGCATGTCGGTGATAATTATTGGTCCAAACCTAAGGCAGCTTATACTTTAACTTCTGAACAGCAACAAGACGTGTATAAGTGGGTGCAACAACTTAGATTTCCAGATGGTTATGCATCTAACCTTGCTAGATGTGTAAGTCTTTCCCAGGAGAGGTTTATTGGTATGAAGAGCCATGATTGTCACATTTTTATGCAGTGCTTGCTTCCAATTGCATTCAGAGAACTACCTACAAATATATGGAAGCCTCTTACCGAGTTAAGCCAGTTTTTCAAAGACTTGTGCTCAACCACCCTCAAAGTTCATGATTTAGAGGTTATGGAGCAGAATATTCCCATTATCCTTTGCAAGTTAGAAAGGATATTTCCCCGGGATTCTTTAATGTGA